The proteins below are encoded in one region of Vibrio sp. ED004:
- the murA gene encoding UDP-N-acetylglucosamine 1-carboxyvinyltransferase: protein MEKFRVIGSDKPLSGEVTISGAKNAALPILFASILAEEPVEVSNVPHLRDIDTTMELLKRLGAKVSRNGSVHVDGSEINEFCAPYDLVKTMRASIWALGPLVARFGEGQVSLPGGCAIGARPVDLHIHGLEQLGVTITLEDGYVKASVDGRLKGAHIVMDKVSVGATITIMCAATLAEGTTVLDNSAREPEIVDTADFLNKLGAKISGAGTDTITIEGVERLGGGQHSVVADRIETGTFLVAAAVSGGKVVCRNTNAHLLEAALAKLEEAGAKVETGEDWISLDMTGRELKAVKIVTAPHPGFPTDMQAQFTLLNMMAKGSGVITETIFENRFMHIPELQRMGAKAEIEGNTAICGETEKLSGAQVMATDLRASASLVIAGCIAQGETIVDRIYHIDRGYDKIEDKLSALGANITRFSDSN from the coding sequence ATGGAAAAGTTTCGAGTTATTGGATCGGACAAGCCGCTAAGCGGTGAAGTGACGATCTCAGGCGCAAAAAATGCAGCGCTACCTATCTTATTTGCTTCAATTCTTGCTGAAGAGCCAGTGGAAGTGAGTAATGTTCCTCACCTACGTGACATCGATACTACGATGGAACTACTAAAGCGTCTTGGCGCCAAAGTATCACGTAACGGTAGTGTTCATGTTGATGGCAGCGAAATTAATGAGTTTTGTGCGCCTTACGATTTAGTAAAAACAATGCGTGCTTCTATCTGGGCTTTAGGTCCACTAGTGGCTCGTTTTGGTGAAGGCCAAGTGTCACTTCCTGGTGGTTGTGCGATTGGTGCTCGTCCAGTTGATCTGCATATCCATGGCCTAGAGCAGCTAGGTGTAACGATTACGTTGGAAGATGGTTATGTTAAAGCAAGCGTTGATGGCCGTCTGAAAGGCGCGCACATCGTGATGGATAAAGTAAGCGTTGGCGCTACGATTACTATCATGTGTGCAGCAACACTAGCGGAAGGTACAACAGTATTAGATAACTCTGCGCGTGAGCCTGAGATTGTTGATACTGCAGACTTCCTAAATAAGCTGGGTGCTAAGATTTCTGGCGCAGGTACAGACACGATTACTATCGAAGGTGTTGAACGCCTTGGTGGTGGCCAACACTCTGTGGTTGCAGACCGTATTGAAACGGGTACGTTCCTTGTTGCTGCGGCAGTGTCTGGCGGTAAAGTTGTTTGTCGTAACACTAACGCTCATCTTCTTGAAGCTGCATTAGCGAAGCTTGAAGAAGCGGGTGCGAAGGTTGAAACGGGCGAAGACTGGATCAGCCTTGATATGACAGGTCGTGAGCTGAAAGCGGTGAAAATCGTAACAGCACCTCACCCAGGTTTCCCAACCGACATGCAAGCTCAGTTTACTCTGCTTAACATGATGGCGAAGGGAAGTGGTGTTATCACTGAGACTATCTTTGAAAACCGCTTCATGCACATTCCTGAATTACAGCGAATGGGTGCAAAAGCGGAAATCGAAGGCAACACGGCTATCTGTGGTGAAACGGAAAAACTGAGCGGCGCTCAAGTAATGGCAACGGATCTTCGTGCATCTGCGAGCCTTGTTATTGCTGGCTGTATCGCTCAAGGTGAAACCATCGTTGACCGTATCTATCACATCGATCGTGGCTACGATAAGATTGAAGATAAACTGTCAGCCCTAGGCGCAAACATTACACGATTTAGTGATTCGAACTAA
- the ibaG gene encoding BolA family iron metabolism protein IbaG has translation MDSTKVQELLAEALNLQEIFVKGEGSHYEVVAVDPCFDGMNRVKKQQLIYGPLMEYIQRNDIHALSIKAFTPEEWERDKKLMSL, from the coding sequence GTGGACAGCACAAAAGTACAAGAATTATTAGCAGAGGCACTGAACCTTCAAGAGATTTTCGTGAAGGGTGAAGGCAGTCATTACGAAGTTGTTGCAGTTGATCCATGTTTTGACGGCATGAATCGAGTTAAGAAACAGCAACTAATCTACGGCCCACTAATGGAATACATTCAACGCAATGACATCCATGCTCTTTCTATTAAGGCTTTCACGCCAGAAGAGTGGGAACGTGATAAGAAACTGATGTCACTTTAA
- a CDS encoding lipid asymmetry maintenance protein MlaB yields the protein MSHSQWQALSSKEYQLLGDIDRDSVPAIWRILEKWQTTESSVEIDLSHINRVDSAGMVMLIHLLEHAKNQNCHIMLSFVPEQLRTLFQLSNIQPMMAEHIKN from the coding sequence ATGAGCCATTCTCAATGGCAAGCACTAAGCTCTAAAGAGTATCAGCTGCTCGGTGATATCGACCGAGACAGTGTCCCTGCAATCTGGCGTATATTGGAAAAGTGGCAAACAACGGAATCGAGCGTTGAAATTGACCTTAGCCATATAAATCGAGTCGATTCAGCAGGAATGGTGATGCTAATTCACTTATTAGAGCATGCAAAAAATCAAAACTGTCATATAATGCTCAGTTTCGTGCCAGAACAATTACGAACGTTGTTCCAATTGAGCAATATCCAGCCAATGATGGCAGAACACATAAAAAATTAG
- a CDS encoding phospholipid-binding protein MlaC: MLKTNNLFKVWFLTAVAFLMSAQAFAAEAIDRTQPYQMMTQVAEVAFDRLKSEQDNIHQDPELLKVIVEEELMPYVNAQYAALKLLGPNLKGADRKDVRVFIDSFRKYLVSSYAQVLTQYTDQTIEFGPEPKIKADSRITSIKVDIIDSPRPNIKLEFKLRKDKKSGEWKAFDMVAEGISLLSSKQSEWNTKIRQEGILQVADELEKLAAQPIRFESNK; encoded by the coding sequence ATGTTAAAGACGAATAACTTATTCAAAGTATGGTTTCTGACTGCCGTCGCTTTTCTTATGTCAGCTCAAGCTTTTGCTGCAGAAGCGATTGATCGTACTCAGCCATACCAGATGATGACTCAAGTAGCAGAAGTTGCATTTGATCGTTTGAAGAGTGAACAAGACAATATCCACCAAGACCCAGAACTATTGAAGGTCATTGTGGAAGAAGAGTTGATGCCTTATGTGAATGCGCAATATGCAGCACTTAAGTTACTTGGGCCAAACTTGAAAGGCGCGGATAGAAAAGACGTGCGTGTATTTATTGACTCATTCCGTAAATACTTGGTTTCTTCTTATGCTCAAGTACTGACTCAATATACCGATCAGACAATTGAATTTGGTCCTGAACCAAAAATCAAAGCGGATAGCCGTATTACCAGTATCAAAGTAGACATCATCGATTCGCCGCGACCTAATATCAAGCTTGAGTTCAAGCTTCGTAAAGACAAGAAGTCGGGCGAGTGGAAGGCTTTTGATATGGTTGCAGAAGGCATTAGCCTGTTATCGAGCAAGCAGTCAGAGTGGAATACTAAGATTCGTCAGGAAGGCATCTTACAAGTTGCCGACGAACTAGAGAAACTGGCCGCACAACCGATTCGTTTTGAGAGTAATAAATAA
- the mlaD gene encoding outer membrane lipid asymmetry maintenance protein MlaD: protein MQQTRKLELWVGTFVIAGICAILIMIFQVADVKGIGSNHTYNLKATFDNIGSLKVRSPVKVGGVVVGRVQSIELDTESYLPVVQLSIDSKYSQFPDTSSAQILTSGLIGEQYISLVPGFIFDDEEMLVDGDSIEDTKSALVLEDLIGQVLYSVGGSDDSEAKE from the coding sequence ATGCAACAAACTCGAAAATTAGAATTATGGGTCGGCACCTTTGTTATTGCCGGAATTTGCGCAATCTTAATCATGATCTTTCAAGTCGCTGACGTAAAAGGTATAGGTTCGAACCATACTTACAACCTAAAAGCGACCTTTGACAACATTGGTAGCCTAAAGGTTCGTTCTCCTGTGAAAGTGGGTGGTGTGGTTGTTGGCCGAGTTCAAAGCATTGAACTTGATACCGAGAGCTACCTTCCAGTGGTTCAACTGTCTATAGATTCGAAGTACTCACAATTTCCAGATACCTCTAGTGCTCAAATCTTAACGTCTGGCTTAATCGGTGAGCAGTACATCAGCTTGGTGCCGGGTTTCATTTTTGATGATGAAGAGATGTTGGTTGATGGTGACTCGATTGAAGATACCAAGTCAGCATTAGTATTAGAAGATTTGATTGGCCAAGTGCTGTATAGCGTTGGTGGTTCTGATGATAGCGAAGCTAAGGAGTAG
- the mlaE gene encoding lipid asymmetry maintenance ABC transporter permease subunit MlaE: protein MIAKTIAGVGRRTLAICESFGRASLMLFGALFGIPRLKNFPLLVKQLYSVGVQSLAIILVSGLFIGMVLSLQGYVVLIDYGAEGNLGQMVALSLLRELGPVVTALLFAGRAGSALTAEIGLMKATEQISSLEMMAVDPLKRIIAPRLWAGLISMPLLAMIFMAVGIWGGQLVGVDWKGIDHGSFWSAMQSSVELGRDIGNSMIKCMVFAITVTWIALFNGYDAVPTSEGISQATTRTVVHSSLAVLGLDFVLTALMFGN from the coding sequence ATGATTGCTAAAACTATTGCGGGTGTCGGTAGACGCACACTTGCGATTTGCGAGTCATTTGGTCGAGCAAGCCTGATGTTATTCGGGGCTTTGTTTGGCATCCCGCGACTAAAAAACTTCCCTTTATTAGTAAAACAACTTTATAGCGTTGGCGTTCAGTCATTGGCTATTATTTTAGTTTCGGGTCTGTTCATTGGCATGGTACTTAGCCTGCAAGGTTATGTTGTGCTCATCGACTACGGCGCAGAGGGTAACCTTGGTCAAATGGTCGCGCTCTCATTACTACGTGAGCTTGGCCCTGTGGTGACTGCACTGCTGTTTGCAGGTCGCGCAGGTTCGGCTTTAACGGCTGAGATTGGCCTAATGAAGGCTACGGAGCAGATCTCAAGTCTTGAGATGATGGCCGTTGATCCTCTAAAACGCATTATTGCACCACGACTTTGGGCTGGGCTTATCTCTATGCCATTGCTTGCTATGATCTTTATGGCGGTAGGTATTTGGGGCGGTCAGTTAGTGGGTGTTGATTGGAAAGGCATTGACCACGGTAGTTTCTGGTCTGCGATGCAATCTTCTGTTGAGCTAGGCCGAGATATTGGTAACAGCATGATCAAGTGTATGGTCTTCGCTATCACCGTTACTTGGATCGCACTTTTCAATGGTTATGATGCGGTACCGACCTCTGAAGGTATCAGTCAGGCAACCACACGCACAGTAGTGCACTCTTCTCTAGCGGTATTAGGGCTAGATTTTGTTCTTACCGCATTGATGTTTGGGAATTAA
- the mlaF gene encoding phospholipid ABC transporter ATP-binding protein MlaF encodes MLNTELVKVKNLSFSRGDRVIFDDISLEVPQGMITAIMGPSGIGKTTLLRLIGGQLPPDEGEVWFDGDNIPALSRRKLYQARKKMSMLFQSGALFTDLNVFDNVAFPLREHTELNEKFIRTIVLLKLEAVGLRGAAQLMPSELSGGMARRAALARAIALDPELIMYDEPFVGQDPITMGVLVELIRNLNQALGLTSIVVSHDVPEVMSIADWVYLMADSKIIAAGTPEELYNNDDPRVQQFLQGEADGPVPFRFPAQSLEKDLF; translated from the coding sequence ATGTTGAACACTGAGCTTGTGAAAGTTAAGAACCTCAGCTTTTCACGCGGTGATCGCGTTATCTTTGATGATATAAGTTTAGAGGTACCTCAAGGCATGATAACCGCAATCATGGGGCCGTCAGGGATCGGTAAAACGACCTTACTGCGTTTGATTGGTGGTCAATTGCCGCCAGATGAAGGCGAAGTCTGGTTTGATGGCGACAATATCCCTGCATTATCACGTCGAAAGCTATATCAAGCACGAAAAAAAATGAGCATGCTTTTCCAGTCGGGTGCACTTTTTACGGATCTCAATGTCTTTGATAATGTGGCGTTTCCATTACGTGAACACACTGAACTGAATGAAAAATTCATTCGTACCATCGTATTACTTAAGCTTGAGGCGGTAGGGTTACGAGGGGCGGCACAGTTAATGCCGAGTGAGTTGTCTGGTGGTATGGCGAGAAGAGCGGCGTTGGCACGTGCGATTGCCTTGGATCCAGAGCTCATCATGTACGATGAACCGTTTGTTGGCCAAGATCCTATCACCATGGGCGTTTTGGTTGAGCTTATCCGTAACCTCAATCAAGCGTTGGGCTTAACCTCGATTGTTGTTTCTCACGATGTTCCAGAGGTGATGAGTATTGCGGATTGGGTTTATCTCATGGCTGATAGCAAAATCATTGCTGCGGGAACGCCTGAGGAGTTGTACAACAATGACGACCCGAGAGTGCAGCAATTCTTGCAAGGTGAAGCTGATGGCCCGGTGCCGTTTAGATTCCCTGCACAAAGTCTAGAAAAGGATTTGTTTTAA
- a CDS encoding calcium/sodium antiporter, whose protein sequence is MLEAIAFLIIGLGFLVWSADKLVYGAAALARNFGISPLVIGMTILAMGSSAPEMMVSATAALDGKTDTAVGNVLGSNIANIALILGITALIKPLSISSGVIRRELPLMIGVTLLAGALLWDNHLGFYEGVLLFVLFAAFLFAMLQISRSEKKNGDAFLDEQESEIPEGVSNPKAAMWVVIGLIVLPLAADMLVDNAVIIAKFFGMSDLVIGLTIIAVGTSLPELAASLAGVMKGEDDMAVGNIIGSNVFNILAVMGIPGILNPSILSEFAMGRDFWVMLGVSLLLVVMALGKSRSVNRIEGGVLIVTFVAYQSYLLMNMSA, encoded by the coding sequence ATGCTTGAAGCGATTGCGTTTCTTATTATCGGTCTAGGTTTTTTGGTGTGGAGTGCAGATAAGCTGGTTTACGGTGCCGCTGCTCTTGCTCGAAACTTCGGTATTTCACCACTAGTTATCGGTATGACGATCTTAGCAATGGGGTCTTCGGCTCCTGAAATGATGGTTTCTGCAACTGCAGCCCTTGATGGCAAAACAGATACGGCCGTTGGTAACGTTTTAGGTTCAAACATCGCCAACATCGCACTGATTTTAGGTATTACAGCGCTGATTAAGCCATTATCTATTAGCTCAGGCGTGATTCGTCGTGAACTCCCATTAATGATCGGTGTCACTCTACTAGCCGGCGCCCTATTGTGGGACAACCACCTAGGCTTCTATGAAGGCGTGTTGTTGTTTGTTCTTTTTGCCGCGTTTCTGTTTGCTATGTTGCAAATCAGTCGCAGCGAGAAAAAGAACGGCGATGCTTTCCTTGATGAACAAGAATCAGAGATCCCTGAAGGCGTAAGTAACCCTAAAGCCGCAATGTGGGTGGTGATTGGTCTAATCGTCCTACCTTTAGCTGCTGATATGCTGGTAGATAACGCTGTGATCATCGCGAAATTCTTCGGCATGAGCGACCTTGTGATTGGTTTAACCATCATTGCCGTTGGTACTAGCCTTCCTGAACTTGCAGCATCACTGGCTGGTGTAATGAAGGGTGAAGACGACATGGCCGTGGGTAACATCATCGGTTCAAACGTATTCAACATCCTTGCTGTTATGGGTATCCCGGGCATCTTGAACCCTTCAATCTTGAGCGAGTTTGCAATGGGCCGTGACTTCTGGGTAATGCTAGGTGTTTCACTATTGCTTGTTGTGATGGCATTAGGAAAATCACGCAGTGTGAATCGTATTGAAGGCGGCGTGTTAATCGTGACGTTCGTGGCCTACCAAAGTTACCTACTAATGAACATGTCGGCTTAA